In Astatotilapia calliptera chromosome 23, fAstCal1.2, whole genome shotgun sequence, a genomic segment contains:
- the cryaa gene encoding alpha-crystallin A chain: MDIAIQHPWFRRALGSVYPARLFDQFFGEGMFDYDLFPYAASTISPYYRQSLFRNVLDFSNSGISEVRSDRDKFTVYLDVKHFSPDELSVKVADDYVEIQGKHGERQDDHGYISREFHRRYRLPSSVDQSSINCTLSADGLLTLTGPKVSGGSESGRSERSIPVTRDDKPNAAASS; this comes from the exons ATGGATATTGCCATCCAGCACCCCTGGTTCAGACGTGCCCTGGGCTCTGTCTACCCTGCCAGACTCTTTGACCAGTTTTTTGGAGAGGGCATGTTTGATTACGACCTCTTCCCTTACGCCGCCTCCACCATCAGCCCCTATTACAGACAGTCACTCTTCCGCAACGTTTTGGATTTTTCCAACTCTGGGATCTCAGAG GTGAGATCTGACAGGGATAAGTTCACAGTCTACTTGGACGTCAAGCACTTCTCTCCCGATGAGCTCAGTGTGAAGGTCGCTGACGACTATGTGGAGATCCAGGGCAAGCATGGAGAAAGACAG GACGACCACGGTTACATCTCCCGTGAGTTTCATCGCCGTTACCGCCTCCCCTCTAGCGTTGACCAATCATCCATCAACTGCACCTTGTCAGCTGACGGTCTGCTGACTCTGACCGGACCAAAGGTCAGCGGGGGGAGCGAGTCTGGCCGCAGCGAGCGCAGCATCCCCGTGACTCGTGACGATAAGCCCAACGCTGCCGCCTCCTCCTAG